GCGGACCAGGGCATTGAGAATGGCACTGACGATGGATAAAACCAGGGCACCAACCACAGCTGCCCAGAACCCGTGCACCTTAAAGCCATTCACCACTGAAGAGACAATCATGAGCATCGACCCATTAACCACCAGGGTAAACAACCCCAGAGTCAGCATATTGATCGGTAAAGTCAGGACCAGAATGATCGGTCGAATCACCGCATTGACGATCCCCAGCACCAGGGCCGCCACTAGAGCGGACAGGAAGCCACTGATCTCAATCCCGTTGATCACCTGGGCGGTCAGCAATAAAGCCACCGCATTCAGCACCCACCGGACAATCAGTCCGCGCACAATTACCCACCCCCAAAACTTATCCTCCATGCGAGAATTCCCCTTCATTTATTATACTCGATTATTCCCCACCCGGGTGGAAAAATTCGTACACTTCCCGGGCCGCTCCGGCGGACAGCCCTTTCACCTGGCCCAGTTGCTCCAGACTGGCTTCCTTAATTTTCTGAACCGAACCAAAGTGCTTGAGTAAAGCCCGCCGCCGCGCTGGGCCAATTCCCGGAATATCATCCAAAGCCGACCGAATGGTCCGCTGGCTACGCCGCTGCTGGTGGTAGCTCAGGGCAAACCGGTGGGCCTCATCACGCAAATGCTGCAGCAGGTGGAGCGCTGGCGAACTGCGCGGAAGAATGATTGGGTCAGGCCGTCCTTCCCCAAACAGGTGCTCAAACTCTTTCGCCAGGCCGAAGGTCGGGATGTCGTCCACTCCCAGCCGGGTCATGACTTCACGCACCGCCGTTAATTGGCCCTTTCCGCCATCGATGATCAACAGGTCGGGAAACCGGGCAAACTTGGCCTGATGCGGGGATAGTTCTCCACGCGCGATTAATTCCCGCTCCGCTAACCCCCGCTGGAAACGCCGGCCCACTACCTCCTGCAGGGAAGCAAAATCATTGGGGCCAGTCACCGTTTTTACCTGGAACCGCCGGTATTCCTTATTTTTTAGCTCACCGTTAACCGCTACGGCCATTGAGGCCACGGATTCGCTGCCCTGCAGATTCGAGATGTCAAAGCACTCGATCCGGCGTGGCAGGTCGGGCAGACCCAGTTCATCCCGCAAAGCCACCAGGGCTCCTTCCAGTCCCCGCCGCTGAACATCCTTTTCCTGCCGCCGTTGTTCCAGCGCTTCTTTCGCGTTCCGCATCGCCATTTCGACCAGTTGCCGCTTTTCTCCTCGCATCGGCACCTTCAGCTCCACCCGACCGCCCCGCTTTTCGCGCAGCCACTGGGAGATCAGCTGGTGTTCGCTGAGCTCAAACGGCAGCAGCACCATTGGTGGGATAACCTCCGCCGCTGTATAGTACTGTTTGAGGAATTCATTCAGTAGTTCGTCCGCGGGCAGTTCCTGAGGGTTCTTGACCACAAAGTTTTCGCGACCGACCAGTTTACCGGCCCGGATAAAGAAAACCTGGACCACCGCTTCCAGTTGAGCCAGGGCGATGGCCAGTATGTCTGCATCTTCCCGATCATCGGAAACAATCTTCTGCCGGGCAGCCACCTGCTCAATCGCCCGCAACCGGTCACGCAACTGGGCTGCCCGCTCGAACTCCAGGTTCTCTGCCGCCTGCTCCATCTCTGCCCTGACCGACCGCACCAGATCGTCCTGGCGGCCTTCCAGGAAAAGGAGTACCTGCTGGATCATTTCCCGGTAGGTTTGCGGATCAACCTGGCCACTGCACGGGGCCAGGCACCGCTTAATATGGGCGTTCAGGCACGGGCGCCCCCCGGGAGTAAAGGCTTTTTTGTGGCAGCTCCGCAGGGGAAACACCGATTGCAACACCTCCAGGGTTTCGCGCACTGCCCCCACATTGGTGTATGGTCCAAAGTACCGGCTGCCATCCCTGACCCGGGAGCGGGTAATGAAGACACGGGGGAAATCTTCATGCAGTGTCACTTTGAGATAGGGATAACTCTTGTCATCCCGCAAACTGATGTTGTACTTAGGCCGGTACTCCTTAATCAGGTTGCACTCGAGGATTAGGGCTTCGATCTCGGAATCAGTCAGGATATAATCCAGGTCGGCGATATTGGCGACCAGGGCCCGTGTCTTTGCCGATTGGTGCCGTGCGGCCTGGAAATAGGAACGGACCCGCTGCTTGAGCGAGCGGGCCTTCCCAACGTAAATAATGCGCTGCCACTGATCCTTCATCAGGTACACACCTGGTTTATCCGGTAACTGCTTGAGTCGCTGATAAATCCGCTCGGGAATTGCTTCGCCGTCGGCCCGTAGTTCCATTTCGGCCGGCGGTACCAGTTCCTTTTGCTTTTCCACTCAGATCCCTTCCTTCCCGCTCCAGGATCGGCCGCAAGTACTGTCCGGTGTAAGAGGCCGGGTTCAAGGCCACGTCCTCCGGGGTCCCTTCAGCAACCACCTGGCCCCCCAGTTCGCCTCCCTCGGGGCCCAGGTCAATCAACCAGTCGGCCTGTTTGACCACATCCAGGTTGTGTTCAATCACCACCACGGTGTCACCCGCGTCAGTCAGTTGTTGGAGCACGCCCAGCAGCCGGTGCACATCCGCCTTATGCAGACCGGTCGTCGGCTCGTCAAGGATGTACAGAGTCTTACCATTGCTCCGGCGGCTGAGCTCGGTGGCCAGCTTCACCCGCTGCGCTTCTCCACCCGACAGGGTAGTGGCCGGCTGTCCCAGCCGGATATATCCCAGGCCTACCTCCTGGAGGGTTTTCAGCTTGCGGTGGATTTTTGGCAGGTTCTGGAAGAATTCCACCGCCTCATCAACCGTCATGTCCAGGATTTCCGCGATGTTCTTCCCTTTGTACCTCACTTCCAGCGTCTCCCGATTGTAGCGCTTCCCCTTGCAGACCTCACAGGGAATGTACACATCGGGCAAGAAGTGCATTTCGATCTTGATGATCCCGTCGCCCCGGCAGGCCTCACAGCGTCCGCCCTTGACGTTAAAACTGAAACGGCCGGGCTGATACCCCCGGACCCTGGCCTCGGTGGTCTGGGCGAAAATATCCCTGATCCCGTCAAACACGCCCGTATATGTGGCCGGGTTCGACCGCGGGGTCCGCCCGATGGGGCTCTGGTCGATGTCAATTACCTTGTCCAGGTGCTCCAAACCCCGAATGGTATCGTGGTCGCCGGGTTTAGTTTTCGCCCCGTGGAAGTACTGGGCCAACCGCTTGTACAGGATCTCGTTAACCAGCGTGCTCTTCCCCGAACCGGAGACCCCGGTCACACAGGTGAATACCCCCAGGGGAATCCGGACCGTGATGTTCTTCAGATTGTTCTCCCGGGCCCCGACGATCTCGAGCCATTTGCCGTTTAAGGGACGGCGCACCACTGGTAAAGGAATCCGGCGCTTGCCGCTCAAATACTGGCCGGTAATCGATTCTTCTACCTGCATGATCTCCGTCAGCGTCCCCTGGGCCACCACCCGGCCCCCGTGGGCCCCGGCCCCCGGGCCGATATCGATGATGTGGTCTGCAGCCAGCATGGTGTCCTCATCGTGTTCCACCACGATCAGGGTGTTCCCCAGGTCGCGCAGCCGCTTCAGGGTAGCAATCAGCCGGGCGTTATCGCGCTGGTGGAGCCCGATGCTGGGTTCGTCCAGGATGTAGAGCACCCCCATCAGGCTGGACCCGATCTGGGTCGCCAGCCGGATCCGCTGCGCTTCGCCCCCGGACAGCGTCCCCGCCGCCCGGTTCAAGGTCAGGTAATCCAGCCCGACGTTCACCAGAAATCCCAAACGCTCTTGAATCTCCTTCAAGACCTGATAAGCAATCGTCTGCTCCCGCGGCGTCAGTTCCAACTCCCGGAAGAATTTTTGCGCTTCCACAACCGACAGTTGCGTGACTTCATAAATCGACTTGCCGCCTACCTTCACCGCCAGGCTTTCCGGCCGCAACCGGGCCCCGCCGCACTGCGGGCAAGGTTTGGCGCTCATGTACTGCTCGATTTCTTCCCGCACATGGTCCGACTGGGTCTCTTTGTACCGGCGGGCCAGGTTGGGGATGACCCCTTCAAACGTGGAAGTGAAGACCCGCACCTCATCCAGCAGATTGTGGTAGTGAAATCGAATCTTTTCCTGACCAGAGCCATAGAGGATGATGTTGAGATCCCGTTCGCTCAGCTGGCATACGGGCGTGCGTAAACTGAACCCATAGTGTTTGGCTACCGACTCCAGAAACGAGAAATAGTACATCGACGTACTGTTCCAGGCCACAATTGCCCCTTCAGCAATCGACTTGCTCTTGTCGGGAATCACCAGGTCAGGGTCGATCTCCATCATCGTCCCGAGGCCGGTACAGGCTGGGCAGGCCCCGTAGGGGTTATTAAACGAAAACATCCGGGGTGTGATCTCCTCCAGGCTGATGCCACACTCCGGGCAGGCGAAGTTCTGGCTGAATACCAGTTCCTGCCGGTCGGCCCGCGGCACCAGTAATTCGCTGCCGGCTTCTCCAGCCACCAGTTTTTCCGGCGAGGGTAGCTGAACATCAACAATGACTACCCCCTCGGCCAGCTTCAGGGCCGTTTCTAACGAATCAGCCAGGCGCTTCTCGATTTCCGGCCGGATGATCAGTCGGTCAACCACCACTTCGATGGTGTGCTTTTTATTCTTGTCCAGGTGGATTTCCTCCGTTACCTCCCGAATTTCTCCATTCACCCGGACGCGGACAAACCCCTTCTTCTTCACCTCTTCTAAGACGCGCTGGTGTTCACCCTTCCGTCCCCGCACGATCGGTGCCAGCACCTGAAGCCTGGTCTGCGGCGGGTAGGTGATTAACTGATCGACAATCTGGTCAATAGTCTGCTGGGCGATCGGTCGGCCACACTGCGGGCAGTGCGGGCGGCCCACCCGGGCAAACAACAGCCGCAGGTAATCATAGATTTCCGTGACCGTGCCCACGGTGGACCGGGGATTGCGGCTGGTCGTTTTCTGATCAATCGAGATCGCGGGGGATAAACCCTCAATACTGTCCACATCTGGCTTGTCCATCTGGCCCAGGAATTGGCGGGCGTAAGCCGATAAAGACTCCACATAACGTCGCTGCCCCTCGGCGTAGATGGTGTCAAAAGCCAGCGATGACTTGCCCGAACCGCTCAGCCCCGTGATCACCACCAGCTTATCCCGCGGAATCTCGACATCGATGTTCTTCAAGTTGTGCTGACGGGCGCCTTTCACGATAATTTTATCCGGCATGTATTTTGTCCCTACCCCTTCTCCGTCCTGAGTGCGGACCAACAACCGGCTGGACGCTGGCCGCCCGACTGAGTTTACCTCTTAACTCGATGATCAGATCCCGCAGGTCGGCCGCCCGCTCAAATTCGAGCTGTTTGGCCGCTTCTTTCATTTCCTTCTCCAGCTCGGCGATCAGTTTATGCAACTCTGATACGGTCAGACGATCACTCTGTAAGGCGGCTGAATACGTCGGTGTTGGCTCGGCAACCTGCGTCGCCTCCAAAACATCGCGCACGGCCTTCTTGATGGTTTCGGGAGTAATCCCGTGTTGCTGGTTGAACTCCATCTGGAGCTGGCGCCGCCGGTTGGTCTCATCAATGGCAACGCGCATGGACTGGGTGATGGTATCAGCGTACATGATCACCTTGCCCTCGACATTCCGGGCCGCCCGACCAATGGTTTGAATCAGTGACCGCTCGGAGCGCAAGAAACCTTCCTTGTCCGCATCCAGGATGGCCACCAGGGATACTTCCGGGAGGTCCAGGCCCTCCCGCAGGAGGTTAATCCCGACCAGGACGTCAAACACTCCCAGCCGCAGGTCCCGCAGGATTTCCATACGCTCCAGGGTATTAATCTCCGAATGCAGGTAACGGACTCTAATGTCCAGTTCCCGCAAGTAAGTGGTTAAGTCCTCCGCCATCTTTTTGGTCAGGGTGGTCACCAGGACCCGCTCGTTCCGGGCTACCCGCTCTCTGATTTCTCCGATCAGGTCATCGATCTGCCCCACCACCGGCCGCACGTGGACCTCAGGATCAACCAGGCCGGTTGGCCGGATCACCTGCTCAACCACCTGCTGGCTGTGCTCCAGTTCGTAGGGGCCGGGAGTGGCGCTGACGTAGATGGCCTGCTTAATCTTCCGCTCAAACTCCGCAAACTTCAGGGGACGGTTATCGATCGCCGAAGGCAGCCGAAAACCGTACTCGACCAGGGTCGTTTTCCGGGAAAAGTCGCCCTCGAACATCCCCCGGATCTGGGGAATAGTCATGTGCGACTCGTCAATGAACAAAAGAAAATCGTCGGGGAAAAAGTCCAGCAAAGTAAAGGGCGGCTGGCCTGGCTGGCGGCCCGTCAGGTGACGGGAGTAGTTCTCAATCCCCGTACAGAAGCCGATCTCCCGCATCATCTCCATGTCGTAACGGGTCCGCTGCTCCAGCCGCTGGGCCTCCAAGAGCTTCCCCTGTCCGCGCAGTTCCGCCAGCCGCTCCTCTAATTCCGCTTCAATACCGGCCAGGGCCCGTTCCAGTTTCTCCGGGGTGGTTACGTAGTGGCTGGCCGGGAAAATGGAGACGTGCTTGCGCAAACCGAGAACCTCACCCGTCAGGGTATCGATTTCCACAATCCGTTCAATCTCATCACCAAACATCTCCACCCGGATCGCCCGCTCCCCGTAAGAGGCCGGAAAGATTTCGATCACATCCCCACGCACCCGAAACTTGCCGCGGGTAAAGTTGATGTCATTGCGCTCGTAGTGGATGTCGACCAGTTTCCGCAGGATTTCATCCCGGTCGAAGGTCATTCCCGGCCGCAACGATAACATCAAAAAATGGTAATCTTCCGGGGAACCCAAACCGTAGATGCAGGACACGCTGGCCACAATGATCACGTCCCGCCGCTCCAGGAGCGACGCCGTGGCCGAGTGCCGCAGCTTATCGATTTCGTCATTGATGGACGAGTCTTTCTCGATATACGTATCCGTCTGGGGGACATAAGCCTCCGGCTGGTAATAGTCGTAGTAGCTCACGAAGTACTCCACCGCATTGTCGGGAAAAAACTCCTTGAACTCACTACATAGTTGCGCCGCCAGGGTCTTGTTGTGGGCGATCACCAGGGTTGGCTTCTGCACCTGCTGAATCACCTGGGCCATGGTGTAGGTTTTCCCGGAACCGGTCACCCCCAGCAGGGTCTGGTGCCGCATCCCCTGTCGCACTCCTTCCACCAGCTTGGCGATCGCCTGCGGTTGATCCCCACGCGGCGTATATTCTGATTTGAGCCGGAATTCGCCCATTTGGATCACCACCAAGATAATTTGCCTAACATGAATTATACCATATGTGTCTTAGTTTTACCCGTTGCCAACATTAATTAGATTCACAGGCTAGCAAAGTCGTGCGATGGCAATTCCCACCAGGATTAAGCCTGGGAGCAGCGCTGTTTTTCTCCCTTTTTTGGCCCAAATTGTACTTTTCTCACCAATCAATACACCGGTCCTGACTAATAACATCTGAATAATACCTACCGCCAACGAAGTTATCCCGGCAGGAAGACCAGCAGCAGCGGCACCGAACCCAACTCCCAAGGCATCCATTGACAGAGCAAGCCCCAGTACAAGCGATTCCTGTAAGTCAATATGACCGGATTGGTCAACATCGGCGCTGGAAGGTTCCCGTAATATCTGCGAAAAATTCAAAAGCAGGTTATTCTCTGGCTCTCGAGACGATCCTTTGGGCGGTTCGTCCAGCCAGGATTGGATTAACATTTTCCCGCCCAGGCACAGTAGAATCGCACAGCCGACCAAATTGGCAATCCGGGGGGATAATAAGGTCACTAAAAGTTTACCACATAACATAGATACAAAAACGACAAAGGTAGAGACAGCGGTTAATATCCCTAAGGAAGCGAAGGGGAGCCGAATTCGTCTCATCCCATAAGATATGCCAACCCCAAATCCATCTAAACTAACGGTTAACGCTACCAGTAAAACGTTCAGTAAAGTCACGGCGAACGACCTCCTAAATTCGTTTTCACCGTATAGGATATTCACTTTCAACCGGAAAGGGCACAAAAAAGAACCCTCCCTGGGTTCAAGTGTTAACAGAAAAAAACCGCGGGCGGCCATTCTTCCGCCTGCGGTTCCAGAAACCACGAGAGAATTTATTTGATTAATCCGTACTTACTGGCTTTTCTTACCACCGTCGAATGGGCAACCTCTAACACTTTCGCCGCCTGCCGGGCGCTGTGCCCGACTTCCAGGGCCTTTTTCAGCAGCGCCCGCTCCAGAAGTTCTTCCGCCACCCGCCAGGGCAAAACCTGATTAACCACGATCGGCGTGGGTGGCTCAAATTTACCGGCAGAAATCATTTCCAGAGCCCGTTCATCCACCACATCGCTGTCAGACATGATGACCAGCCGTTCCACCACGTTTTTTAATTCCCGAATGTTTCCCGGCCAATCTGATCTTGTCATATACTGTAAGAGAGAATCCGCAAAACGTTTTTTCAACGAATATTCTTTATTGTACAGATTCAAGTAATACTCTGCCAGCCAAACGATGTCCTCCCTGCGTTCCCGCAGTGGCGGTAACGACAGGGGAATAACACTTAAGCGGTGGTAAAGATCCAGACGAAAACGCCCTTCCCTGGTCATGGCCAACAAATCCTGATTGGTGATGGCAATCACCCGGACATCGACATTGATTGGCTTGCAGCCACCCACTCGATAAAACTGACGTTCCTGAAGAACTCGCAAAAGCTTGGTCTGCAGGTGTAGCGGCAGTTCCCCTACTTCATCCAAGATGATCGTCCCATGATTGGCCAGCTCAAAAAGTCCTGGTTTTCCTTCCGCAAGTGCACCAGTAAAAGCTCCGCGTTCATAACCAAAAAAATGAGCTTCGCAAAGTGTTTCAGGAATAGCGGCACAGTTGACTACAATGATCGGTCCCGTCCTCCGCTCGCTGACCCGATGGATATACTTGGCGAGTTCTTCCTTTCCGACCCCAGTCTCACCCGTGATCAGTAAAGTTGAATTGGCTTTCGCCACTTTGGCAGCCATCCTCAACAATTCCTTCATCTGGGGATTGGCGCTATACGCGAACGGATCCACCGGTCCATCTGGTAACGGGACATCCTCTTTTGGCCGCAATATCTTTTTATTTTGATACTCAGCAAACAATTGTCGCAGAATGGAATCAGTTAAACTTTCGGAGAGGACAAAAGCACCAATCGGATTTTCATGCTTATCTCGGATCGGAATACCCACCGCGCGATAGGGAAAACCAAAAACCGAGTTGTCTCGCGAAAACTCGACGGCGACGGGTTCATTCCGCAAGAGACACATCCAACTCGCCGACCCCTCCAACACGGGATCGCCCAGCTTCCGGTTTTCTCCCACAAAGCTGACCGTGTTCGATTCGTAGAAGTCCAACAAATT
This region of Bacillota bacterium genomic DNA includes:
- the uvrB gene encoding excinuclease ABC subunit UvrB, which produces MGEFRLKSEYTPRGDQPQAIAKLVEGVRQGMRHQTLLGVTGSGKTYTMAQVIQQVQKPTLVIAHNKTLAAQLCSEFKEFFPDNAVEYFVSYYDYYQPEAYVPQTDTYIEKDSSINDEIDKLRHSATASLLERRDVIIVASVSCIYGLGSPEDYHFLMLSLRPGMTFDRDEILRKLVDIHYERNDINFTRGKFRVRGDVIEIFPASYGERAIRVEMFGDEIERIVEIDTLTGEVLGLRKHVSIFPASHYVTTPEKLERALAGIEAELEERLAELRGQGKLLEAQRLEQRTRYDMEMMREIGFCTGIENYSRHLTGRQPGQPPFTLLDFFPDDFLLFIDESHMTIPQIRGMFEGDFSRKTTLVEYGFRLPSAIDNRPLKFAEFERKIKQAIYVSATPGPYELEHSQQVVEQVIRPTGLVDPEVHVRPVVGQIDDLIGEIRERVARNERVLVTTLTKKMAEDLTTYLRELDIRVRYLHSEINTLERMEILRDLRLGVFDVLVGINLLREGLDLPEVSLVAILDADKEGFLRSERSLIQTIGRAARNVEGKVIMYADTITQSMRVAIDETNRRRQLQMEFNQQHGITPETIKKAVRDVLEATQVAEPTPTYSAALQSDRLTVSELHKLIAELEKEMKEAAKQLEFERAADLRDLIIELRGKLSRAASVQPVVGPHSGRRRGRDKIHAG
- the ytaF gene encoding sporulation membrane protein YtaF — encoded protein: MTLLNVLLVALTVSLDGFGVGISYGMRRIRLPFASLGILTAVSTFVVFVSMLCGKLLVTLLSPRIANLVGCAILLCLGGKMLIQSWLDEPPKGSSREPENNLLLNFSQILREPSSADVDQSGHIDLQESLVLGLALSMDALGVGFGAAAAGLPAGITSLAVGIIQMLLVRTGVLIGEKSTIWAKKGRKTALLPGLILVGIAIARLC
- the uvrA gene encoding excinuclease ABC subunit UvrA: MPDKIIVKGARQHNLKNIDVEIPRDKLVVITGLSGSGKSSLAFDTIYAEGQRRYVESLSAYARQFLGQMDKPDVDSIEGLSPAISIDQKTTSRNPRSTVGTVTEIYDYLRLLFARVGRPHCPQCGRPIAQQTIDQIVDQLITYPPQTRLQVLAPIVRGRKGEHQRVLEEVKKKGFVRVRVNGEIREVTEEIHLDKNKKHTIEVVVDRLIIRPEIEKRLADSLETALKLAEGVVIVDVQLPSPEKLVAGEAGSELLVPRADRQELVFSQNFACPECGISLEEITPRMFSFNNPYGACPACTGLGTMMEIDPDLVIPDKSKSIAEGAIVAWNSTSMYYFSFLESVAKHYGFSLRTPVCQLSERDLNIILYGSGQEKIRFHYHNLLDEVRVFTSTFEGVIPNLARRYKETQSDHVREEIEQYMSAKPCPQCGGARLRPESLAVKVGGKSIYEVTQLSVVEAQKFFRELELTPREQTIAYQVLKEIQERLGFLVNVGLDYLTLNRAAGTLSGGEAQRIRLATQIGSSLMGVLYILDEPSIGLHQRDNARLIATLKRLRDLGNTLIVVEHDEDTMLAADHIIDIGPGAGAHGGRVVAQGTLTEIMQVEESITGQYLSGKRRIPLPVVRRPLNGKWLEIVGARENNLKNITVRIPLGVFTCVTGVSGSGKSTLVNEILYKRLAQYFHGAKTKPGDHDTIRGLEHLDKVIDIDQSPIGRTPRSNPATYTGVFDGIRDIFAQTTEARVRGYQPGRFSFNVKGGRCEACRGDGIIKIEMHFLPDVYIPCEVCKGKRYNRETLEVRYKGKNIAEILDMTVDEAVEFFQNLPKIHRKLKTLQEVGLGYIRLGQPATTLSGGEAQRVKLATELSRRSNGKTLYILDEPTTGLHKADVHRLLGVLQQLTDAGDTVVVIEHNLDVVKQADWLIDLGPEGGELGGQVVAEGTPEDVALNPASYTGQYLRPILEREGRDLSGKAKGTGTAGRNGTTGRRRSNSRADLSATQAVTG
- the uvrC gene encoding excinuclease ABC subunit UvrC, whose protein sequence is MELRADGEAIPERIYQRLKQLPDKPGVYLMKDQWQRIIYVGKARSLKQRVRSYFQAARHQSAKTRALVANIADLDYILTDSEIEALILECNLIKEYRPKYNISLRDDKSYPYLKVTLHEDFPRVFITRSRVRDGSRYFGPYTNVGAVRETLEVLQSVFPLRSCHKKAFTPGGRPCLNAHIKRCLAPCSGQVDPQTYREMIQQVLLFLEGRQDDLVRSVRAEMEQAAENLEFERAAQLRDRLRAIEQVAARQKIVSDDREDADILAIALAQLEAVVQVFFIRAGKLVGRENFVVKNPQELPADELLNEFLKQYYTAAEVIPPMVLLPFELSEHQLISQWLREKRGGRVELKVPMRGEKRQLVEMAMRNAKEALEQRRQEKDVQRRGLEGALVALRDELGLPDLPRRIECFDISNLQGSESVASMAVAVNGELKNKEYRRFQVKTVTGPNDFASLQEVVGRRFQRGLAERELIARGELSPHQAKFARFPDLLIIDGGKGQLTAVREVMTRLGVDDIPTFGLAKEFEHLFGEGRPDPIILPRSSPALHLLQHLRDEAHRFALSYHQQRRSQRTIRSALDDIPGIGPARRRALLKHFGSVQKIKEASLEQLGQVKGLSAGAAREVYEFFHPGGE
- a CDS encoding phage holin family protein translates to MRGLIVRWVLNAVALLLTAQVINGIEISGFLSALVAALVLGIVNAVIRPIILVLTLPINMLTLGLFTLVVNGSMLMIVSSVVNGFKVHGFWAAVVGALVLSIVSAILNALVRD
- a CDS encoding sigma 54-interacting transcriptional regulator yields the protein MSAKRPSILLRRKGKQGEALLECFLEIAPYLSEVTKKQLAISILSAKNLLDFYESNTVSFVGENRKLGDPVLEGSASWMCLLRNEPVAVEFSRDNSVFGFPYRAVGIPIRDKHENPIGAFVLSESLTDSILRQLFAEYQNKKILRPKEDVPLPDGPVDPFAYSANPQMKELLRMAAKVAKANSTLLITGETGVGKEELAKYIHRVSERRTGPIIVVNCAAIPETLCEAHFFGYERGAFTGALAEGKPGLFELANHGTIILDEVGELPLHLQTKLLRVLQERQFYRVGGCKPINVDVRVIAITNQDLLAMTREGRFRLDLYHRLSVIPLSLPPLRERREDIVWLAEYYLNLYNKEYSLKKRFADSLLQYMTRSDWPGNIRELKNVVERLVIMSDSDVVDERALEMISAGKFEPPTPIVVNQVLPWRVAEELLERALLKKALEVGHSARQAAKVLEVAHSTVVRKASKYGLIK